One genomic window of Luteitalea pratensis includes the following:
- a CDS encoding PQQ-dependent sugar dehydrogenase, translated as MLTRVMKAGLVIVMAVAVARLLAAQPIPSGLTLQLEDVAALPITGELAGENTRGQLARVNYLRDEPGGRRFFVNDLNGPLYILDTQTKTFTTYLDFNGLGGRPGLFPKFTFERNFATGLTSFVFDPDYSKNGIFYTLHMEDPSTPAPAEARAGVVPGLDLSTYQVSPPITVPTDDGKIAREVVLIEWTDRNTGNATFEGTAREVLRVQHPLPQHPLGEMTFNPVARPGDADWRVMYLGVGDSGAGDQKDGNRRLTPQRLDTMSGKILRIVPDLGAHTGTSTVSENGRYRIPNDNPFTRTDGARKEIWAYGLRNPHRLIWDVDPARPAEPRLLAFHIGLVTAEAVIVVHKGANYGWPLREGTRTMSPIGAGPLPDPDTIPVRISDTITRGTITPTYPVIEYAHSRDGNGGDAIANGFVYTGRAVPALTGKLLFGDITTGHFWSADIAEVRAADDGVATTVAPIHAVTTGIRQLTESAYRARGGKGAALPGFGGVAGRGRVDLRFAVDGDGELYVLTKSDGMIRKVVGASASIAPSPAPTAAAPAPAPASTVAPATMTNPVASSPASISAGRTVFQANCAACHGPLAQGAVKAGITISIIEESGGKQPPDLTDAQWDHGSTDGEIFTAIKRGLPPTMMAGYDGRLSDTEIWQIVSYLRSLAPAR; from the coding sequence GTGTTGACGCGCGTGATGAAGGCGGGGCTCGTAATCGTGATGGCGGTAGCGGTGGCACGCCTGTTGGCGGCACAGCCGATACCGTCAGGGCTCACGCTGCAGCTCGAGGACGTGGCCGCGTTGCCCATTACAGGCGAACTGGCGGGGGAGAATACCCGCGGCCAGTTGGCGCGGGTCAACTACCTGCGCGATGAGCCTGGTGGGCGCCGCTTCTTCGTCAACGATCTCAACGGCCCGCTGTACATCCTCGACACGCAGACAAAGACCTTCACCACGTACCTCGATTTCAACGGCCTTGGTGGCCGCCCGGGCCTGTTTCCGAAGTTCACGTTCGAGCGGAACTTCGCCACGGGGCTCACGAGCTTCGTCTTCGACCCTGACTACAGCAAGAACGGCATCTTCTACACGCTCCACATGGAGGACCCGTCCACGCCCGCGCCAGCGGAGGCCAGGGCCGGCGTCGTGCCGGGCCTCGACCTCTCGACGTACCAGGTCTCGCCGCCGATCACGGTGCCCACCGACGATGGAAAGATTGCCCGCGAGGTCGTGTTGATCGAGTGGACGGATCGGAACACCGGCAACGCCACGTTCGAAGGGACCGCGAGGGAAGTGCTGCGCGTGCAGCACCCGCTGCCTCAGCACCCGCTGGGCGAGATGACGTTCAATCCCGTGGCGCGACCCGGCGATGCCGACTGGCGCGTGATGTACCTCGGCGTCGGCGACTCGGGGGCCGGCGATCAGAAGGACGGCAACCGCCGGCTCACGCCGCAGCGGCTCGACACGATGTCGGGCAAGATCCTTCGCATCGTCCCGGATCTCGGTGCCCACACCGGCACGAGCACCGTCAGCGAGAACGGCCGCTACCGCATTCCCAACGACAACCCGTTCACGCGGACCGACGGCGCGCGCAAGGAGATCTGGGCGTACGGCCTGCGCAATCCGCATCGATTGATCTGGGACGTGGACCCGGCACGGCCCGCCGAGCCCCGCCTGCTCGCGTTCCACATCGGCCTCGTCACGGCTGAAGCGGTCATCGTCGTGCACAAGGGCGCCAATTACGGCTGGCCCCTTCGCGAAGGGACGCGCACCATGTCGCCGATCGGCGCCGGGCCGCTTCCGGACCCCGACACCATTCCGGTCCGGATCTCGGACACGATCACGCGCGGCACGATCACGCCGACCTATCCCGTCATCGAGTATGCCCACAGCCGCGACGGCAACGGCGGCGACGCCATTGCCAACGGATTCGTGTATACCGGCCGTGCGGTCCCGGCGCTCACGGGCAAGCTGCTCTTCGGCGACATCACGACCGGCCACTTCTGGTCGGCCGACATCGCCGAGGTACGGGCAGCCGACGACGGGGTGGCGACCACAGTGGCTCCGATTCATGCGGTGACGACCGGCATTCGGCAATTGACGGAGTCCGCCTATCGCGCACGCGGAGGCAAGGGCGCCGCATTGCCCGGCTTCGGCGGCGTCGCAGGTCGCGGCCGGGTGGACCTGCGATTCGCGGTCGACGGGGACGGTGAACTCTATGTGCTGACCAAGAGCGACGGGATGATCCGCAAGGTGGTCGGCGCGAGCGCATCGATTGCACCATCGCCCGCTCCGACAGCAGCCGCACCCGCCCCGGCGCCCGCCAGTACCGTCGCTCCGGCGACCATGACGAACCCGGTCGCATCGTCGCCGGCGTCGATCTCGGCGGGACGGACCGTGTTTCAGGCCAACTGCGCCGCCTGTCACGGACCGCTGGCACAAGGCGCCGTCAAGGCGGGCATCACCATTTCGATCATCGAGGAGAGCGGCGGCAAGCAGCCGCCCGATCTCACCGACGCGCAGTGGGACCACGGATCGACCGACGGCGAGATCTTCACGGCGATCAAGCGCGGCCTGCCGCCGACCATGATGGCGGGCTACGATGGCCGCCTGTCGGACACCGAGATCTGGCAGATCGTAAGCTACCTGCGCTCGCTCGCGCCGGCGCGCTAG
- a CDS encoding class I SAM-dependent methyltransferase, with protein sequence MDRKEHWQGVFTTKGERDVSWFEALPAMSLQMMESAGLGPDTCVLDVGGGDSRLVDILAARGLDCLAVLDVSGAALHRAQERLGDLAGAFTWIESDVTAAWSSKPMDIWHDRAVFHFLTTVTDRAQYRAHLLQTVKPGGAVIIATFALDGPERCSGLPVARYSAETLAEELGSEFRLIEAVRHEHQTPRGAMQPFVYARFRRERSPAPILDGKDAAAPAVFAPRGSLPAPSRTTPWFRRTCRAAARQSWHWRPPSRFDRGCRPR encoded by the coding sequence ATGGATCGCAAGGAACACTGGCAAGGGGTGTTCACCACGAAGGGTGAACGGGACGTCAGCTGGTTCGAAGCGTTGCCGGCGATGTCGCTGCAGATGATGGAGTCGGCAGGTCTGGGTCCCGATACGTGCGTGCTCGACGTCGGCGGCGGCGATTCTCGCCTGGTCGACATCCTGGCCGCGCGTGGCCTTGATTGCCTCGCGGTGCTGGACGTCTCCGGAGCCGCGCTGCATCGCGCGCAGGAGCGACTGGGCGACCTGGCCGGCGCGTTCACGTGGATCGAGTCGGACGTCACGGCCGCCTGGTCCTCGAAGCCGATGGACATCTGGCACGACAGGGCGGTGTTCCACTTCCTGACCACGGTCACGGACCGTGCACAATATCGGGCCCATCTCCTGCAGACCGTGAAGCCGGGAGGCGCCGTGATCATCGCCACGTTCGCACTCGACGGACCGGAACGGTGCAGCGGGCTGCCTGTCGCCCGCTATTCAGCCGAGACCCTGGCTGAGGAGTTGGGCAGCGAGTTCCGGCTGATCGAAGCGGTGCGCCACGAACACCAGACGCCACGGGGCGCGATGCAGCCCTTTGTGTATGCACGCTTTCGCCGAGAGCGCAGCCCGGCGCCCATCCTCGATGGGAAGGATGCAGCAGCGCCGGCGGTGTTCGCCCCACGCGGTTCCCTCCCGGCTCCTTCACGTACAACTCCGTGGTTCCGTAGAACGTGTCGCGCCGCGGCTCGACAATCGTGGCACTGGAGACCGCCCTCTCGATTCGATCGAGGTTGTCGACCGCGATGA
- a CDS encoding carboxymuconolactone decarboxylase family protein, producing the protein MLFGDVWRRPELAPRDRSLVTISALIATGKSGQLQGHLSRALANGVQPIEASGVLTHLAIYCGWPSAVSALEVYDQVYTARKVDLATLQAVAPLLAAPASDAARATAVAEQFGATAPKFAQLTNEVVFARLGRRAALTLAAVAPSAR; encoded by the coding sequence GTGCTGTTTGGTGACGTCTGGAGACGACCCGAGCTGGCGCCACGTGACCGCAGCCTCGTCACCATCTCGGCCTTGATCGCGACCGGTAAATCCGGGCAACTGCAAGGACACCTCTCGCGAGCGCTCGCCAACGGCGTGCAGCCGATCGAGGCCTCAGGTGTGCTGACGCACCTCGCGATCTATTGCGGATGGCCGAGCGCGGTCTCAGCCCTCGAGGTGTACGACCAGGTCTACACTGCACGGAAGGTGGACCTCGCGACGCTGCAGGCCGTGGCGCCCCTGTTGGCGGCGCCGGCATCTGATGCGGCGCGTGCCACGGCCGTGGCTGAGCAGTTCGGTGCAACGGCCCCGAAGTTCGCGCAGCTGACCAACGAGGTCGTGTTTGCCAGGCTGGGACGGCGGGCAGCCTTGACCCTGGCCGCCGTCGCGCCGTCGGCCCGCTAG
- a CDS encoding DUF5916 domain-containing protein, translating to MLVLLALIGAVPATVWAQDDDRPDLPAPAQLNVHVIPGGETIKVDGILDEAVWQNAVPATRFWQYAPLDRVAATENTEVRVVQDERALYFGIICHDANPKGIIAQDMRRDAPLSNDDYVGIYLDTYHDHRNFYYFSTNSLGTRRDGIVTDARSYNTAWNGIWQARTQVTDDGWTAEFRIPFSTLRFGGDQPLTWGLQLSRAIRRKQESDYWAPIPRWLGGRATWRAERFGQLIGIRTDAAYAKWEAEPYVLAGGERSYRPTSSDPRFNAGGDIHYDFTPNLLGTVSIRTDFAQVEADQEVINFTRFPLFFPEKRDFFLEDAGLFTVGLEQEMMMFYSRRIGLSNGQEVPILAAAKLSGRVGPYSVGVMNVQTDSADVSLSAASTVHEPSTNYSVLRVKRNLFTNSSIGAIVTNKQSSGTDFSRLAGLDGNFWFSPSLKGELLLAHTFNPSGVTNDSLGIGRLMYSKRDIVADVRYYAVGPDFVPEMGFVTQNDLRRSSAEASYTQWINRKRVRNLIYSGSFAYDAFYDNAFLGRRGTAGAKLTLESNDKIGYAYAPASERIVVPFSVGPITIQPGDYTNRSHDVSFESNASRPVSGIVDYSLMDYWGGKRRQLLFSTTVHPTANLAVDLIYTHNIVDHPEGAFDTTTLSNRVLYAFTTDLFVKSYIQWNDLDQKLSANFLVGWEYRPGSEIYLVYDEIRDRFASPTLAPRNRILLAKCTYKFRF from the coding sequence GTGCTGGTTCTGCTCGCGCTGATCGGGGCGGTGCCGGCGACGGTGTGGGCGCAGGATGACGACCGTCCCGACCTGCCTGCGCCTGCCCAGCTGAATGTGCACGTCATACCCGGCGGCGAGACCATCAAGGTCGACGGGATCCTTGACGAGGCGGTGTGGCAGAACGCCGTGCCGGCGACACGGTTCTGGCAGTACGCGCCCCTCGACCGGGTCGCGGCCACCGAGAACACCGAAGTCCGCGTCGTCCAGGACGAGCGGGCCCTCTACTTCGGGATCATCTGCCACGACGCCAATCCGAAGGGGATCATCGCCCAGGACATGCGCCGCGATGCGCCTCTCTCGAACGACGACTACGTCGGGATCTATCTCGACACCTACCACGATCATCGGAACTTCTACTACTTCTCGACCAACTCCCTGGGAACCCGGCGCGACGGCATCGTCACCGATGCGCGGTCGTACAACACGGCGTGGAACGGCATCTGGCAGGCCAGGACGCAGGTGACCGACGACGGCTGGACCGCCGAGTTCCGGATCCCGTTCTCCACGCTGCGGTTCGGAGGCGACCAGCCGTTGACCTGGGGTTTGCAGCTCAGTCGCGCCATCCGGCGCAAGCAGGAGTCGGACTACTGGGCGCCGATCCCCAGGTGGCTGGGCGGCCGTGCGACATGGCGGGCCGAGCGCTTCGGCCAGTTGATCGGCATCCGGACCGATGCGGCCTACGCCAAATGGGAAGCGGAGCCTTACGTGCTTGCCGGCGGAGAGCGCAGCTACCGGCCGACGTCATCCGATCCCCGGTTCAATGCCGGGGGAGACATCCACTACGACTTCACGCCGAACCTCCTGGGGACCGTCTCGATCCGGACCGACTTTGCGCAGGTGGAAGCCGATCAGGAGGTGATCAATTTCACGCGGTTTCCCCTCTTCTTTCCTGAGAAGCGAGACTTCTTCCTGGAGGACGCGGGACTGTTCACCGTTGGCCTCGAACAAGAGATGATGATGTTCTACAGTCGCCGGATCGGCCTGTCCAATGGGCAGGAAGTGCCGATCCTGGCCGCGGCCAAGCTCTCGGGTCGAGTGGGACCCTATTCAGTGGGCGTGATGAACGTGCAGACCGACAGCGCGGACGTGTCGCTGTCGGCCGCGTCCACCGTGCACGAGCCGTCGACCAACTACAGCGTGCTCCGTGTCAAGCGCAACCTGTTCACCAACAGCAGCATCGGCGCCATCGTCACCAACAAGCAGAGCAGCGGTACTGATTTCAGTCGGCTGGCCGGTCTCGACGGCAACTTCTGGTTCAGTCCGTCCCTCAAGGGAGAACTGCTGCTGGCACACACCTTCAATCCATCGGGCGTCACGAATGACAGCCTCGGCATCGGGCGCCTCATGTACTCGAAGCGGGACATCGTGGCAGACGTCCGCTACTACGCCGTCGGTCCCGACTTCGTCCCGGAGATGGGGTTTGTGACGCAGAACGATCTCCGGCGTTCCTCCGCCGAGGCCAGCTACACGCAATGGATCAACCGGAAGCGTGTGCGCAACCTCATCTACTCCGGATCCTTTGCATACGATGCCTTCTACGACAACGCATTCCTGGGAAGGCGAGGCACGGCCGGGGCAAAACTGACCCTCGAGTCCAACGACAAGATCGGTTATGCCTACGCTCCGGCCAGCGAACGCATCGTCGTTCCCTTCTCGGTCGGCCCGATCACCATCCAGCCTGGCGACTACACCAATCGGTCGCACGATGTGAGCTTCGAGAGCAACGCCAGTCGACCCGTCTCGGGCATCGTGGACTACAGCCTGATGGACTACTGGGGTGGGAAGCGCAGGCAGTTGCTGTTCTCGACGACCGTCCACCCGACGGCCAACCTGGCGGTCGACCTGATCTACACGCACAACATTGTCGATCACCCAGAGGGCGCCTTCGACACGACGACGCTCAGCAACCGTGTGCTGTATGCGTTCACGACCGATCTGTTCGTGAAGTCGTACATCCAGTGGAACGACCTCGACCAGAAGTTGTCAGCGAATTTCCTGGTGGGCTGGGAGTACCGGCCGGGCAGCGAAATCTACCTCGTGTACGACGAGATCAGGGATCGCTTCGCGTCGCCCACCCTGGCGCCTCGGAACCGGATCCTTCTGGCGAAGTGCACCTACAAGTTTCGCTTCTAG
- a CDS encoding carboxylesterase/lipase family protein: MRARREDRAAAVSRVTRCLVCSLAALAVAATVGSVVRSQAPAAVRVDGGDLQGVVADGVESFKGIPFAAPPVGELRWRPPQPAAPWTGVRQASEFGADCMQGRFGPPPAAGARAPRAPSEDCLFVNVWRPAGSTATRLPVMVWIYGGGFVGGSGASPFTAGTQFAKQGVVLVSLNYRVGRFGFFAFPALNGEHPEETKGNYAYMDQIAALQWVKRNIAAFGGDPSNVTIFGFSAGGVSVHSLLASPMGRGLFHKAIAESAGSRDSVLTARPMRGDGVDPNYPVSAETIGTTFARSMGIEGTDAAALASLRALSADQVLRGAPAPAGANTPQVETTPILDGKLITETAEAAYKAGRQPKVPLLVGSNSADTAGNRVKATTKEQLWARFGKWSDQARAAYDPDGTADIATLVARANDDFGQAEPARFAANAFAANGSPTYRYRFSYVQSAMRDQMRAGAPHGGEIGYVFGTLMARPGTTLTPEDQAVSRMAQSYWVNFAKTGDPNGAGLPAWPRHDPKKDVIFDFRPDGSVGAGPDARKARLDVTQLNTDAGKRSDP; encoded by the coding sequence ATGCGCGCAAGACGCGAAGACAGGGCTGCGGCCGTATCGAGGGTGACCAGATGTCTCGTGTGCTCGCTGGCCGCGCTGGCCGTGGCGGCGACTGTTGGCAGCGTGGTTCGGTCGCAAGCGCCTGCAGCTGTGCGCGTGGATGGCGGTGACCTGCAAGGCGTCGTGGCTGACGGGGTCGAGTCGTTCAAGGGCATTCCCTTCGCCGCGCCGCCGGTAGGCGAGTTGCGGTGGAGGCCGCCCCAGCCGGCGGCGCCGTGGACCGGCGTGCGCCAGGCCTCGGAGTTTGGCGCGGACTGCATGCAGGGGCGGTTCGGCCCGCCTCCGGCCGCAGGCGCGCGAGCGCCGCGAGCGCCGTCGGAGGACTGCCTGTTCGTGAACGTGTGGCGTCCCGCCGGGTCGACCGCCACCCGGTTGCCCGTGATGGTGTGGATCTACGGGGGTGGGTTCGTCGGCGGTTCGGGTGCCTCGCCATTCACCGCGGGTACACAGTTCGCAAAGCAGGGCGTCGTTCTCGTCAGCTTGAACTACCGCGTGGGACGTTTCGGGTTCTTCGCCTTTCCTGCCTTGAACGGCGAGCACCCCGAGGAGACCAAGGGCAACTACGCGTACATGGACCAGATCGCGGCCCTGCAGTGGGTCAAGCGCAACATCGCAGCCTTCGGCGGTGACCCGAGCAATGTCACGATCTTCGGCTTCTCCGCGGGCGGCGTCTCGGTACACAGCCTTTTGGCGTCGCCCATGGGGCGCGGGCTGTTCCACAAGGCCATCGCCGAGTCTGCCGGCTCGCGCGACAGTGTGCTCACCGCGCGGCCGATGCGCGGCGACGGCGTCGATCCGAACTATCCAGTGTCGGCCGAGACGATTGGGACCACCTTCGCGCGTTCGATGGGGATCGAGGGCACGGATGCGGCCGCACTGGCGAGTCTGCGCGCCCTCAGCGCCGACCAGGTCTTGCGCGGTGCTCCAGCGCCAGCAGGGGCCAACACGCCGCAGGTCGAGACGACGCCGATTCTGGACGGCAAGCTGATCACGGAGACTGCCGAGGCCGCCTACAAGGCGGGCAGGCAACCGAAGGTACCTCTTCTGGTTGGTAGCAACAGTGCCGACACGGCGGGGAACCGGGTCAAGGCGACCACCAAGGAGCAGCTGTGGGCCAGGTTCGGCAAATGGAGCGACCAGGCAAGGGCCGCCTACGATCCGGACGGCACCGCCGATATCGCGACGCTTGTCGCGAGGGCCAATGACGACTTCGGCCAGGCCGAGCCGGCCCGCTTCGCCGCGAATGCCTTCGCGGCCAACGGCTCGCCGACCTATCGCTACCGGTTCTCCTACGTTCAGTCGGCGATGCGCGACCAGATGCGTGCAGGCGCCCCGCACGGCGGCGAGATTGGGTACGTCTTCGGCACCCTGATGGCCCGCCCGGGCACGACGCTGACGCCGGAAGATCAGGCCGTCTCCCGGATGGCGCAGAGCTATTGGGTCAACTTCGCTAAGACGGGCGATCCCAACGGTGCCGGTCTGCCGGCGTGGCCCCGTCACGATCCCAAGAAAGACGTGATCTTCGATTTCCGGCCCGATGGTTCGGTCGGCGCGGGCCCCGACGCGCGAAAAGCGCGGCTCGACGTGACGCAGCTCAACACCGACGCCGGGAAGCGGTCCGACCCCTGA
- a CDS encoding alpha/beta fold hydrolase, which yields MGVSACAPRSRGALVIDRQGSFAVGGTVVTSPGAFDPKAPAAGQTASPGGQTLHGDHAYVFYQVPVNARRLPLVMWHGIGQFSKTWETTPDGREGYQTIFLRRGFGVYLVDQPRRGRAGRSTVDGTIAATPDEQTWFATFRLGIWPDFFAGVQFSRDQDALNQYFRQMAPNIGPIDSEVNASAIAALFDRIGPAILVTHSHSGGMGWRTAIKSQNVRAIVSYEPGSAFVFPEGEVPPPIPSAGGTLAAVGIPLPDFMQLTRLPIVIYYGDYIPEQPIANGGQDGWRARLQMARLWRDAVNKRGGDVTVVHLPEIGIRGNTHFPFSDLNNVQVADVMSAWLKAKALDK from the coding sequence ATGGGCGTGAGCGCGTGCGCGCCACGGAGCCGCGGCGCGCTGGTGATTGACCGCCAGGGCAGTTTCGCCGTCGGTGGAACCGTCGTCACCAGCCCAGGCGCGTTCGATCCCAAGGCGCCAGCGGCCGGGCAGACCGCATCGCCGGGGGGACAGACGTTGCATGGCGATCACGCGTATGTCTTCTATCAGGTACCCGTGAACGCTCGGCGTCTGCCGCTCGTCATGTGGCACGGCATCGGCCAGTTTTCGAAGACGTGGGAAACCACCCCTGACGGGCGCGAAGGCTACCAGACGATCTTCCTGCGGCGCGGGTTCGGCGTCTATCTCGTGGATCAGCCGCGGCGTGGCCGGGCGGGCCGCAGTACGGTCGATGGCACCATCGCGGCCACACCCGACGAGCAGACGTGGTTCGCCACCTTCAGGCTCGGCATCTGGCCGGACTTCTTCGCGGGTGTGCAGTTCTCGCGCGACCAGGACGCACTGAACCAGTACTTCCGGCAGATGGCGCCCAACATCGGCCCGATCGACTCCGAGGTGAACGCCAGCGCCATCGCCGCCCTCTTCGACAGGATTGGCCCTGCGATCCTGGTCACCCACTCCCACAGTGGCGGCATGGGCTGGCGCACGGCCATCAAGAGCCAGAATGTCCGAGCGATCGTTTCCTACGAACCTGGCAGCGCATTCGTCTTTCCGGAAGGGGAGGTCCCGCCACCGATCCCCAGTGCCGGTGGCACGTTGGCCGCGGTCGGTATCCCGCTCCCGGACTTCATGCAGCTCACCCGACTCCCCATCGTGATCTACTACGGTGACTACATCCCCGAGCAGCCGATCGCGAACGGCGGCCAGGACGGCTGGCGCGCGCGGTTGCAGATGGCCCGGCTGTGGCGCGATGCGGTCAACAAGCGGGGCGGCGACGTGACGGTCGTGCACCTGCCGGAGATCGGCATCCGTGGCAACACGCACTTTCCGTTCTCGGATCTGAACAACGTGCAGGTGGCTGACGTGATGTCCGCGTGGTTGAAGGCCAAGGCGCTCGACAAGTAG
- a CDS encoding sigma-70 family RNA polymerase sigma factor: protein MKPRDDVTALLQAWTSGDDAAREELMPLVYNELRRRAAAHLRHERTGHTLQATALVHEAYLRLVDQTRAAWINRAQFFAIASRMMRRILVDHARAGKMNKRSGQWKRLTLDEDVAGFAARDVEILDLDRALTRLSEFDPRKGRVAEMRFFAGLSLHEIGQVLDISIATVERDWTAARAWLYGELTRKPEV from the coding sequence ATGAAGCCTCGCGACGACGTCACCGCTCTGCTGCAGGCCTGGACCAGCGGAGACGACGCGGCGCGCGAGGAACTGATGCCGCTCGTCTACAACGAGCTCCGGCGTCGCGCCGCCGCCCATCTCCGGCACGAGCGAACCGGCCACACCCTCCAGGCCACGGCGCTCGTCCACGAAGCGTACCTGCGGCTCGTCGATCAGACGCGTGCGGCGTGGATCAACCGGGCGCAGTTCTTTGCAATCGCCTCCCGGATGATGCGGCGCATCCTCGTGGACCACGCGCGCGCCGGCAAGATGAACAAGCGCTCCGGCCAGTGGAAGCGGCTGACGCTCGACGAGGACGTGGCCGGGTTCGCGGCGCGGGACGTGGAGATCCTCGATCTGGATCGGGCGCTCACGCGACTCTCCGAATTCGATCCTCGCAAGGGACGCGTCGCCGAAATGCGCTTTTTCGCCGGCCTGTCGCTGCACGAGATCGGCCAGGTCCTCGACATCTCGATTGCCACCGTCGAGCGCGACTGGACCGCCGCGCGGGCGTGGCTGTATGGGGAGCTGACGAGAAAGCCGGAGGTGTGA
- a CDS encoding PQQ-dependent sugar dehydrogenase, protein MRKRILSIVAIVALASLAGASPSAQRRLGAPEPLQPGQTDDPFPQPIARDQGVITVTLREFASLPDIDGVPARMMMLVQEPTSRRIFVSDMRGPLYTISDDGKTVTPYLDLRDPKWAIAVQSEGRERGMQSFVLHPEFAQAGAPGFGKFYTYTDSSNQVPAPDFTTPHPATTHDTVLHEWTAKTPGAAAYDGAAPREVIRLRQPFPNHNGGMITFNPTARPGAADYGLLYMGIADGGSGGDPMKLAQNLGAAFGKLFRIDPLGKNGRGGKYGVPASNPFASTPDALPEIYAYGIRNSQRFSWDAKSGAMYLTDIGQGVVEEVSPVTAGANLGWSVWEGSFRFVRHQVISTDTPRSDPKVTYPIVEWGQLDPVLLANNSSAAVGLVVYRSTTIPQLTNRILFGDMPSGEMFHVSADDVPKGGQDPIRRVLFVTGAGAAARPFLAIVQEKNRAQGKGVAQRADMRFDVIPDGRIFALNKADGTIRVIEN, encoded by the coding sequence ATGCGTAAGCGAATACTATCCATAGTGGCGATCGTCGCGCTCGCGTCGCTCGCCGGCGCCTCACCCTCGGCTCAACGTCGGCTGGGCGCGCCAGAGCCGTTGCAGCCCGGGCAGACCGACGATCCGTTCCCGCAGCCGATCGCGCGCGACCAGGGTGTGATCACGGTCACCTTGCGTGAGTTCGCGTCCCTGCCTGACATCGACGGCGTGCCGGCACGGATGATGATGCTCGTGCAGGAGCCGACCTCACGTCGCATCTTCGTGAGCGACATGCGAGGGCCGTTGTACACGATCAGCGACGACGGCAAGACTGTGACGCCGTATCTCGATCTTCGCGACCCGAAGTGGGCGATCGCCGTCCAGTCGGAGGGCCGCGAGCGCGGGATGCAGAGCTTCGTGCTGCATCCCGAGTTCGCGCAGGCCGGCGCCCCTGGGTTCGGCAAGTTCTACACCTATACCGATTCGTCGAATCAGGTTCCTGCGCCGGACTTCACCACGCCCCATCCAGCCACCACGCACGACACGGTGCTGCACGAGTGGACGGCGAAGACGCCAGGCGCCGCTGCCTACGACGGTGCGGCGCCGCGAGAAGTGATTCGCCTGCGCCAGCCGTTTCCGAACCACAACGGCGGCATGATCACGTTCAACCCGACGGCCCGGCCCGGCGCCGCCGACTACGGCCTGCTGTACATGGGCATCGCCGACGGCGGCAGTGGCGGCGATCCGATGAAGCTTGCGCAGAATCTGGGGGCGGCGTTCGGCAAGCTGTTCCGCATCGATCCGCTCGGCAAGAACGGGCGCGGGGGCAAGTACGGTGTGCCCGCCAGTAACCCATTCGCCTCGACGCCGGATGCGCTGCCGGAGATCTATGCGTACGGCATCCGGAACTCGCAGCGATTCTCCTGGGATGCAAAGTCCGGCGCGATGTACCTGACCGACATCGGCCAGGGCGTCGTCGAAGAAGTGAGCCCGGTCACCGCTGGCGCCAATCTGGGCTGGAGCGTCTGGGAGGGCAGCTTCCGGTTCGTCCGCCACCAGGTCATCTCGACGGACACGCCGCGCAGCGATCCGAAGGTGACCTATCCGATTGTCGAATGGGGGCAGCTCGATCCGGTGCTGCTCGCCAACAACTCGTCGGCGGCCGTCGGGCTGGTCGTGTACCGCAGCACCACGATTCCGCAGCTCACTAACCGGATCCTGTTTGGCGACATGCCAAGCGGCGAGATGTTCCACGTCAGTGCTGACGACGTACCGAAGGGCGGGCAGGACCCGATTCGCCGGGTGCTCTTCGTCACCGGGGCGGGCGCTGCCGCACGCCCCTTCCTTGCCATCGTGCAGGAAAAGAACCGCGCACAGGGCAAGGGGGTCGCGCAGCGCGCAGACATGCGCTTCGATGTGATACCGGACGGCCGGATATTCGCTCTGAACAAGGCCGATGGCACCATTCGAGTCATCGAGAACTGA
- a CDS encoding helix-hairpin-helix domain-containing protein translates to MRGVALVVVVVTTLYVPTGQGVTPIALRPAAPATVAQGALDGAGGDLSPEEQSEADDLAEATIKRVCLRCHPVDVVARTRREATDWRAVVARMATLGAVATPEELRTIRRYLTRYYGVIRVNSASAEEFSAVLGYSPRDAAAIVAHRAAQGRFANVEALAGVVGLDRTRLDAQPEALTFD, encoded by the coding sequence ATGCGAGGGGTTGCACTCGTCGTCGTGGTCGTCACGACGCTGTACGTTCCGACGGGGCAGGGTGTGACGCCGATCGCGTTGCGGCCGGCGGCTCCTGCGACGGTGGCGCAAGGCGCACTCGATGGCGCCGGCGGCGATCTCTCGCCCGAAGAGCAGTCCGAGGCTGACGATCTCGCGGAGGCGACGATCAAGCGTGTCTGCCTGCGCTGCCATCCGGTGGACGTCGTCGCGCGTACGCGGCGGGAGGCGACCGATTGGCGCGCCGTTGTCGCGCGCATGGCGACGCTTGGCGCGGTGGCCACGCCCGAGGAACTCCGGACGATCAGGCGATATCTGACGCGGTACTACGGTGTGATTCGTGTCAACAGCGCGTCGGCGGAGGAATTTTCGGCGGTGTTGGGGTACTCGCCCAGGGACGCTGCAGCCATCGTCGCGCATCGTGCGGCGCAGGGACGTTTCGCGAATGTCGAGGCGTTGGCGGGTGTGGTCGGCCTCGACCGCACCAGGCTCGATGCGCAGCCAGAGGCGTTGACCTTCGACTGA